The sequence TGACCCGGTACGCCTGGGCCGACGAGGCCGACCGCCTCCTCGTGCCCGGCCCCGGCGGCCTCGATGTGATCGACGGGGTGGGCGGTCCCGGCCGGACCCTCCTCGCCGACGCGCCGTCGGCGTTGCTCGACCCCCGGCTCTCTCCCGACGGCTCCCTGGTGGCACACGTGGTCGACGGCGAGGTCCACGTGGTTCCGGCCGACGGCAGCGGTCCGGCCCGCCAGGTCACCTCCGGGGCGTCGGAGGCAGGTCGGACACACGGCTTGGCCGAGTTCGTCGCCCAGGAGGAGCTCGACCGGCCGCAGGGCCTGTGGTGGGCGCCCGACGGTCGGGCGCTGGCGGTGGCCGAGGTCGACGAGCGACGCGTCCCCGTCTACCGGATCGTCCACCAGGGGGCCGACGAGGTGGGCGAGGGGGCCCACGAGGACCACCGCTACCCCTTCGCCGGAGCGGACAACGCGTTGGTGCGCCTGGGTGTCGTGGCCGTGCCGGGCGAGGGGGAGGAGCCGAGTGAGATCGTCTGGGCCGACCTCCCCGACCTCGCCGGGGGCTACCTGGCCCGGGTGGGGTGGCTGAGCGACGGCGCCCTGGCGGTCCAGGTGCTCGACCGGGCCCAAGGGCGTCTCGACCTCCACCGGGTCGACCCCGCCACGGGTTCGTCGACCTGCCTCCTCACCGAGGAGAGCGACGTCTGGGTCAACGTCCACGGCTGCTTCCGTGCCCTCCCCGACGGCGGCTTCCTCTGGGCGTCGGAGCGCAGCGGGTTCCGGCACCTGGAGGTCCGGGCGGCCGACGGGGGCCTCGTGCGCACCCTCACGGCGGGGGACTGGATGGTCGACGGCGTGGCGGCCGTCGATGTCGAGCCGGCCGACGGCTCGGCCGGCACCGTCTGGTGCACGGGGACCCTCGATGGCCCCACCGAGCGCCACCTCTACGCCGTCGCCCTCGACGGCGCCTCGGCTCCGGTGCGCCTCACCTCGGAGCCGGGCATCCATGCTGTGGTGGTCGATCACGGCTGCCGGCGCTTCGTCGACACCCACAACAGCGCCACGAGCCCGCCCACGGTGGTGCTGCGCTCCCTGGTCGACGGCGCGGCGGAGCGCACCGTTTTCGACGAGGCCGACCCCCGGGTGGCCGCCCTCGACCTCCAGCCGCCCGAGCTCACCACGGTGACCACCGCCGACGGCACCACCCTCCACGCCGCCCTCTACCGCCCGGCGGGCGAGGGGCCGTTCCCCACCGTCGTCGCCGTCTACGGCGGTCCCCATGCCCAGATGGTCACCGACTCGTGGGCCCGCACGGTGGCCATGCGGGCCCAGCACCTGCGCGGTCTCGGCTACCTGGTGGTCTCGGTCGACAACCGGGGCAGCTGGGGGAGGGGGCTGGCCTTCGAGGGGGCGGTGCGCCACGACCTCGGTTCGTTGGAGATCGCCGACCAGGTCGATGCCCTCCGGGACCTGGCCGGGCGGGGCCTCGTCGACCTCGGGCGGGTGGGCATCTACGGCTGGAGCTACGGCGGCTACCTCTCGGCCATGGCCCTGGCCAAGGCGCCCGACGTGTTCCGGGTCGCCGTGGCGGGGGCGCCGGTCACCAGCTGGGACGGCTACGACACCTGCTACACCGAGCGCTACATGGGCACCCCGGCCTCCAACCCGGAGGGCTACCGGCGGTCGTCGGTCATGACCCACGCCGAGGCGATCAGGGGACGCCTGCTCCTGGTCCACGGGCTGATCGACGAGAACGTGCACTTCCGCCACACGGCCCGCCTCGTCAACGCCCTCATCCGTGC comes from Acidimicrobiales bacterium and encodes:
- a CDS encoding DPP IV N-terminal domain-containing protein, whose protein sequence is MTIPLEEVARHPLPGTLHPTALAFSPDDRHLTFLRSVGGTLRRELVALVVATGEESVLAGAEGGATEADLSLEERLRRERQRELGLGVTRYAWADEADRLLVPGPGGLDVIDGVGGPGRTLLADAPSALLDPRLSPDGSLVAHVVDGEVHVVPADGSGPARQVTSGASEAGRTHGLAEFVAQEELDRPQGLWWAPDGRALAVAEVDERRVPVYRIVHQGADEVGEGAHEDHRYPFAGADNALVRLGVVAVPGEGEEPSEIVWADLPDLAGGYLARVGWLSDGALAVQVLDRAQGRLDLHRVDPATGSSTCLLTEESDVWVNVHGCFRALPDGGFLWASERSGFRHLEVRAADGGLVRTLTAGDWMVDGVAAVDVEPADGSAGTVWCTGTLDGPTERHLYAVALDGASAPVRLTSEPGIHAVVVDHGCRRFVDTHNSATSPPTVVLRSLVDGAAERTVFDEADPRVAALDLQPPELTTVTTADGTTLHAALYRPAGEGPFPTVVAVYGGPHAQMVTDSWARTVAMRAQHLRGLGYLVVSVDNRGSWGRGLAFEGAVRHDLGSLEIADQVDALRDLAGRGLVDLGRVGIYGWSYGGYLSAMALAKAPDVFRVAVAGAPVTSWDGYDTCYTERYMGTPASNPEGYRRSSVMTHAEAIRGRLLLVHGLIDENVHFRHTARLVNALIRARVDHELQLFPDERHVPRGEADRVFMEERVVGFLEKHLSGAAPGRGTEGT